A genomic region of Streptomyces sp. R33 contains the following coding sequences:
- a CDS encoding FAD-dependent oxidoreductase produces the protein MPRPLRVAIVGAGPAGIYAADALLKSEAAAEPGVSIDLFERMPAPFGLIRYGVAPDHPRIKGIITALHQVLDKPQVRLFGNVDYPNDISLDELHSFYDAVIFSTGATADRALAIPGVELDGSYGAADFVSWYDGHPDVPRTWPLEAEKVAVLGVGNVALDVARILAKTADELLPTEIPANVYDGLKANKALEVHVFGRRGPAQAKFSPMELRELDHSPNIEVIVNPEDIDYDEGSIATRRSNKQADMVAKTLENWAIRDIGERPHKLFLHFFESPAEILGEDGKVVGLRTERTELDGTGNVKGTGQFTDWDVQSVYRAVGYLSDELPKLPWDVDSGTVPDEGGRVIEAGAHLQSTYVTGWIRRGPIGLIGHTKGDANETVANLLEDHAGGRLKTPAAPAPEAVEAFLAERNVRFTTWEGWYELDAAEKALGEPQGRERVKIVEREDMLKASGA, from the coding sequence ATGCCTCGCCCCCTGCGGGTAGCAATCGTCGGTGCCGGCCCCGCCGGAATCTACGCCGCCGATGCGCTGCTGAAGTCCGAGGCGGCCGCCGAGCCGGGTGTCTCCATCGACCTGTTCGAGCGAATGCCCGCCCCCTTCGGCCTGATCCGGTACGGCGTCGCCCCCGACCACCCGCGGATCAAGGGCATCATCACCGCCCTCCACCAGGTGCTCGACAAGCCGCAGGTCCGCCTGTTCGGCAACGTGGACTACCCGAACGACATCAGCCTCGACGAACTCCACTCGTTCTACGACGCCGTGATCTTCTCCACCGGCGCGACCGCCGACCGTGCGCTCGCCATACCGGGCGTCGAGCTCGACGGCTCGTACGGCGCCGCCGACTTCGTCTCCTGGTACGACGGCCACCCCGACGTCCCGCGCACCTGGCCGCTGGAGGCCGAGAAGGTCGCCGTCCTCGGCGTCGGCAACGTCGCCCTCGACGTCGCGCGCATCCTGGCGAAGACCGCGGACGAGCTGCTGCCGACTGAGATCCCGGCGAACGTCTACGACGGCCTCAAGGCCAACAAGGCGCTCGAGGTGCACGTCTTCGGCCGCCGCGGACCGGCGCAGGCCAAGTTCAGCCCGATGGAGCTGCGCGAGCTCGACCACTCGCCGAACATCGAGGTCATCGTCAACCCCGAGGACATCGACTACGACGAGGGCTCCATCGCCACCCGCCGCTCCAACAAGCAGGCGGACATGGTCGCCAAGACCCTCGAGAACTGGGCGATCCGCGACATCGGCGAGCGCCCGCACAAGCTGTTCCTGCACTTCTTCGAGTCGCCCGCCGAGATCCTCGGCGAGGACGGCAAGGTCGTCGGCCTGCGCACCGAGCGCACCGAGCTCGACGGCACGGGCAACGTCAAGGGCACCGGCCAGTTCACCGACTGGGACGTCCAGTCCGTCTACCGCGCAGTGGGCTACCTCTCCGACGAACTGCCCAAGCTCCCGTGGGACGTCGACAGCGGAACGGTCCCGGACGAGGGCGGCCGCGTGATCGAAGCCGGCGCGCACCTGCAGTCGACGTACGTCACCGGCTGGATCCGGCGCGGGCCCATCGGCCTCATCGGCCACACCAAGGGCGACGCGAACGAGACGGTCGCGAACCTCCTGGAGGACCACGCGGGCGGCCGCCTGAAGACCCCCGCAGCGCCCGCGCCGGAGGCCGTCGAGGCGTTCCTGGCCGAGCGCAACGTCCGCTTCACGACGTGGGAGGGCTGGTACGAGCTCGACGCGGCCGAGAAGGCGCTGGGCGAGCCGCAGGGCCGCGAGCGCGTGAAGATCGTCGAGCGCGAGGACATGCTGAAGGCGAGCGGGGCGTAA